A genomic window from Lotus japonicus ecotype B-129 chromosome 1, LjGifu_v1.2 includes:
- the LOC130733917 gene encoding U2 small nuclear ribonucleoprotein B'' 2-like, producing the protein MLSGDIPPSQTIYIKNLNEKVKKDELKRSLYCLFSQYGRILDVVALKTPKLRGQAWVCFSEVPSASNAVRQMQNFPFYEKPMRIQYAKTKSDCIAKEEGSYVPREKKKKQEEKAERKRREETQQPAPANGTHGASNGGPTASFRPGVGAQEAAAPNNILFIENLPYETTGRMLEMLFEQYPGFKEVRLIEAKPGIAFVDFEDEVQSSMAMQALQGFKITPQNPMIITFAKK; encoded by the exons ATGCTTTCAGGTGACATACCTCCGAGCCAAACCATTTACATCAAGAATCTCAACGAGAAGGTCAAGAAAGACG AGTTGAAGAGGTCTCTCTATTGCTTATTCTCTCAATATGGAAGGATTTTGGACGTTGTTGCTCTAAAGACACCCAAGCTTCGAGGACAGGCATGGGTTTGTTTCAGTGAAGTCCCTTCTGCTAGTAACGCAGTGCGACAAATGCAAAACTTCCCGTTTTATGAAAAACCTATG CGAATTCAGTATGCTAAAACAAAGTCAGATTGTATTGCTAAAGAAGAAGGAAGCTATGTTCcaagggaaaagaaaaagaagcaagagGAAAAAG CTGAAAGAAAGAGACGTGAAGAAACACAGCAACCTGCTCCGGCTAATGGAACACATGGTGCAAGTAATGGTGGCCCAACT GCCTCCTTCCGTCCAGGAGTCGGTGCCCAAGAAGCAGCTGCTCCTAACAATATTTTGTTCATTGAGAATTTGCCTTATGAAACTACCGGTAGGATGCTTGAAATGCTATTCGAGCAGTACCCAGGTTTTAAGGAAGTGCGCTTGATTGAAGCAAAGCCGGGTATTGCATTCGTAGATTTTGAAGATGAGGTGCAATCTTCCATGGCCATGCAGGCCCTTCAGGGCTTCAAAATCACCCCTCAGAATCCTATGATTATAACCTTTGCTAAGAAGTAG